The Euphorbia lathyris chromosome 4, ddEupLath1.1, whole genome shotgun sequence genomic interval ggcttggaggccgaacctggataaatctgctgagtaacatatttctaaccttaaactcctttatatatttattgcttgcttaaacaaaaactgaccaagtaaagaggtcaagctgagttgtgcgcattgaatatctgagctcaggaatagactctaagtgctatctcttgacttaagtaaagaaactgacctagtcaccagttgactaagccagtatcttgctattcactcagcgtcgctgttaaaacctttttcccaTGAAAAAGAcgtctgccctaacttaaaatttttaaatagttcctaacccccctttggaactatacttgtaacgttataagggaccaacaagaacAACCGTCAAAGAAAAATAAGAGGAATCAATTTGTGGATAACGAGTCCAATTCAAAAAAAGCTTCACAACCACCTACCTATGTTGCTGACTCCCTTCGTGTCAAGCATGAAACTCATTATAAATAATCAGGTCTTGATCACCGGATAAGGAAATAAAGGACATCAGCTACATTCGGACTCGCAACAGGTCTGAGCGTGAGAATAAagtcctaaaatatgtaaaattaCATAGAATAAGCACAATTTTCAATGACTTTCAAGAGAGAAGAATTCGACTTGCCTATGCCAATTTCAAGGTTTTTCCCAAGTCGAAATCAACAAAATTATACCATAACACATGGAAGCAGTTGTAATATCAAAGTGCAAAACAATTCAGTTCACAACTGCGGAGTCAATAAAGAGCTTTAGAGAAGTTCAAATgataaattaaggaaaaaaaatcaaatttcaagAAATCCAAGCTGCTAAATCACCACATTCTTCCTCGTCTTTCTCTTCCACCACCGTCACTACCATCGATACTTTATTTTAGTATAGAATTTTTGGAAGAGAGAAGAAGCACCTATAGCAATGATGTTGAAATACAGAGCGGAAAGAGATGGATCTAAGGCTAAAAAGAGTCTTTTTTATATGAAGTGATGCCCATGTATTATTTGTAAGGAGATGAAAGCCCGATTTGGTTTACACGatgtttgttgtttttgttgaaaaaaattgtttttccgaaAAAACagtgattctctacttttgaaaaaaactacttttgacgtgtaaaaggcaaacagtagttcactaaccaaacacctaaaacttttatttttaacatgAAAATGGCAAACAGAAAGAGAAAAGTAAGTAAACAAACACCCGAAAAGTAGTTATGTCATTTGACTAATTTGATCGGTTATTTTTTTGGTCATGTAGATCACCACCGTATATAgttgtgtaaaaataaaaaataaactatGAAACAAATTAAAGATTGTACACACAATGTAATCTTTTATATGAAAGAGTTATAACTCAGTAGTATTACTTTGAGTTTATTAGTAAGAGTTAAGTAGGGTTTTCTATAATTTTAGAAGTTTTAATTGGGATAAAAGATAATTTCTATCACTGAATTGAGGATTTAAAaacagagaaaaagaaaagagaaaaagaaaactaTAGGAATTactagggtaaattacatatgtggtgtacaacttttaccctaaatcacactttggtgtacaactaaaattttgtcacactaaaccgtacgaacttTAAGTGACCTCCCATTAAAGTGTACATCCGgtttttatgaccggtcaacgctggtcaaaattgccacatcatcatttttcattataacattaaaaaaaatgggaCTCACTctttataaaattactaaaataaccttattccttataaaattactaaattacCCTCGTCTTCTTCCTTCAACTCCTCTCTCTTCTCCCCTCCctctctaccatttctctctcactcctctctctctctctctctctctcaatagaAGAAACGGTTACACTAGAAAATCATCAAAAGCAACAACCACAATCGAAGGGCAAAGTCGGGTACCTTAACCACTGCCTGTTGAGTAAAACGCGGAACGAacccttcatcttcttccatcgCAGATTCGCAGTGCATCTAGAAAGTAAGACGTTTATGGCTttagaaaatatataaataaaatatcaacATAGCACTTGAATCAGTAATAGAAAAGAACAGAGCTTGAATAAatgcaaataaataaataaacagagAAAACCAACGAACTTCTGTATAGATAGTAAAGTCGTCTTCTATTTTCTTTGGAGATCTAGAAGGTGGATCAGTAAACCTTCCTTCTTCGTTTTCTttactcttctttttctttttcttcttcttctttatcaCTGATTTTGATTTCTCGGATTCATTCTCattcttttcattttcaggtttcttcctcttctttccAGCAAAGATGTCATCAATGTCATGCTAGGTTTCTTTGGTGTTGAATAGGGCTTTGTAGGTTCTAAAGCAATGGCTTCTTCTGCCACCACACTGGTCTTTGAAGATTTGTTTTTGGGCATATTGAATTAACCTGAAACCACTGTTATTAGATTCGAATTGCGATACCACCGATTCAGGAAATATGCTTAAAAAATTGTGATAATAACTACTGCAGCATATTCCAAATTCTAGTTCAGAGAGAGATTAATAGTTGTAGATTTAGAGAGAATTTTAGGAGAGAGAGAAATAGTAGAGAGAGTagtgagagagaaatggtaaagagagaggaaggaagaagatgagggtaatttagtaattttataaggGATAAAGCTATTTTAGTAATTCTATAAAGAGTGGGTCCTACTTTTTTTAATGTTATaatgaaaaatgatgatgtgacaactttgaccagcgttgaccggtcataaaaaccggttgtacactttagtgggaggttacctgaagttcgtacggtttagtgtgataaaattttggttgtacaccaaagtgtgatttagggtaaaggttgtacaccacgtatgcaATTTACTCTCTTATTATCTagggaaaagtacgaaaaaaatgcttatggtttggggtaaattacatacgtggtgtacaacttttattctaaatcacactttggtgtataactaaaattttgtcacactaaaccgtacgaacttcaggtgacctcccactaaagtgtacagccggtttttatgaccggtcaactctGGTCAAAgttgccacatcatcattttttatCATAGCATTAAAAAAGTGAGACCCACTCTTTATAGAATTACTAAAATAGCCTTATCCCTTATAAATTTACTAAattaccctcatcttcttccttcaacccATCTCTCTCTACCATTgctctctctcactcctctctccACCATTTCATCTATGCTATTTATGTGCCATAGGAATATTTTAATTGGTAAGAACACAAGAACTAGTTAGCAGGTTGACAATCTTACAGACATCAATGTCCTTCCCAAACAACAACTGGGTTGTCAAGGATTGAGTCTGTTTTGAACCTATTTCGAGGCAGATCCACCATGTTTCGTTGGATAAACTCAAACTGAAGGGCTTGACTTCAAAAATTTCGTAATGAGTTGGTCACTTTCTTAAGCTTATGAGCCATTTTGAGACGAAATTGGAGAGAAGCTATGCACCTAGGTTAGAAACCAAAGTTAATTTTATGATTAGCCAATCCTCATTTGAAGAGAAGCTAACAACATTTAACAGAAGCAACATGTCAATCATTTCTTCAGATTAAGGTAAATAAGGGATATGATTAGAAAAAGGAATTGACCTCAAGTTCTTATCAAGTTCTTACTTGCTAACTAGTTCTTATCAAGTTCTTACAATTGACCTCAAGGCTACTTGATCTGCGATTTGACCGCCTTCAAGTACCAGAATAGGAATTGTTAGATGAAAACAAGCTTGATTTTGGCCAATTTGTGGCTCGAGAGTCTGTAATTGATGAAGAATTATGGGTACCCATCTCACTATTTTAATGGGTTATGTGGGTTGCtgctatttttttctttttattggaTTTTTTTCATGTTTGTGTGTCAATTTTTCTGTTTTGGTCCTTCCCCGGGAAATATTCCTAAGGCACATAAATAGCATAGAtgaaatggtagagagaggagtgagagagggcaatggtagagagagagaaagaggggttgaaggaagaagatgagggtaatTTAGTAAATTTATAAGGGATAAGATTATTTTAGTAATTCTATAaagagtgggtcccactttttttaatgctataataaaaaatgatgatATGGCAACtttgaccagcgttgaccggtcataaaaaccggctgtacactttagtgagaggttccctgaagttcgtacggtttagtgtgacaaaattttggttgtacaccaaagtgtgatttagggtaaaagttgtacaccacgtatgtaatttacccttatggTTTGTCCAATTTGCAAACAGAAgcacgtggtttaaaagtttacaaataaaagtctgtggtatgttttatttacaaaacaaagtattacaattatacagttaagttctaattacaactaaatacatttttatcttaaaaaaattattcttacatatcatCAAAACACAACCTCCGAAAAAAACAACtttctaaatcgaaacaataaataatatggtggaatttcacgttttttactaatctgacagtttatgaactaaattgatatttaaggtCATTTTATACTTTAGGACCtatgttttgtcaatatataaatgtaattaaaaaaattaaaaaaacgcTCTTATTATCAttaattacttaaaagtttaattttatatactttataaaaaaaagcaaaccATATACCtctatttacaaacttttaaactacagacctttatttgtaaataaggcaaaccacgagattttttttttttttttgtactttaccCTATTATCTATATACGACGACAGGAAGTAGTTATCTATTTGCCATTATTATTCACATCAAAGTTAGGAGTACGTGGtttaaaagagaagagaagatgAGCAAAGTGTCTACGCAAGCATCAAATTTAAGGGTGTACGTCATTTCCATTCCCCTACTGCTTTTTCAAACTTTCCTAAAGTATTCAATACTTTCCTTTAAGGATGCTGCTTATCATCACTTAATCACTtcttttttcaaattaattaacaattaaaaacGCACCATAcaaccaaaataaataaattatatatatatatatatatgggtgagatccagcgtgacaagggcttaagttcttgtgtgacataacaaaactatgtagttttgatgataattaaaaagggcaaagtggcaaattggtaaataaaatgaaagagaggatagcgaaaattgttttatttcttttctttaaaatacattttcccgacatctctaacatcgtttttcgaaaatttttatactattagactcgtctaaattagacggtcattttaagatccctgaagctcaagtaaaaaatttccggtgaacggaattcgGTGGGCGctttccggcgagaaaaaaaatgccctgaaaattctcaaaaaatttcaaaaaatgtaaaacattattctaagaaactttaattcttcggtcgaaataggatttcttacggtttagtcccaataaaaatttttccttaattttatccattttacatgcttcaataatttgttgggactataccgtaataaatcccgcttcgacccaagaattaaaatttcttagaataatgttttacattttcaggaatgttttgagaattttcagggcactttgtttctcgccagaaaacgcccacccggattacgttcaccgaaattttttttacttgagcttcagggatcttaaaatgaccgtctaatttagacgagtctaatagtataaaattttttgaaaaacaatgttagaaatgtcgggaaaatgtattttaaagaaaagaaataaaacatttttctgttggaacaatgcaagtattatgttggaacaaatggtacactgatttggaacaatataagtaggacaaaaaatgtctccagaaaattatcaaaaaattcgaaaaacatgtaaaacatcattttaagaaactttaattcttggctcaaagcgaaattccttacagttttgacccaataaattgttgaagcatgtaaaatggataaaattaaggaacaagttttattgggaataaaccgtaagaaatcccgcttcgacccaagaattaacgtttcttataataatgttttacattttttggaatttttttagaattttccaggcactttttttcttgccagaaaacgcccactcggattccgttcaccggaatttgttttacttgagcttcagggatcttaaaatgactgtctaatttagacgagtctaatagtataaaaattttcgaaaaacgaggttagaaatgtcagaaaaatgtattttaaagaaaagaaataaaacaattttctgttagaacaatataagtattatgttggaacaaatggtacattgatttggaacaacgtaagtaggacaaaaaacgtatccagaaaattatcaaaaaattccaaaacatgtaaaacattattttaagaaactttaattcttggctcaaagcgagattccttacagtttttacccaacaaattgttgaagcatgtaaaatggataaaattaaggaaaacgttttattgagactaaaccgtaagaaatctcgcttcgaccTAAGAATTAacgtttcttagaataatgttttacatgttatgaaattttttgagaattttctagaCACTTTTTTGcttgccggaaaacgcccacccggattccgttcatcggattttttttacttgagcatcatggatcttaaaatgaccatttaattaagacgagtccaacggtataaaattttttttaaaaacgaggttggaaaagtcgggatcttacaaatttgtcacctccttttggttaattataaaattggtccttgtcacacaataaggattgtcacaccataagagatgtgtcacacctgatctctcctctatatatatatatatagcctgTTAATATAATTTTGATACTATATTGCATCCATTTGTAAGAGCATGAATCTCTTTTGTGTTAGAGTTTTGCCTCCCGAAGATGATCTACTCAAATCCATCGAATCTGGATTAGTTGGAACTCTCGACTAAAGGTACAAGAtaattaaagcaaaaaaaatataatagttgttaataataaataaataatattaaaaggTGGTGATTTTAAGAGAACTTTTACGATGGAGCGGGTGCAATGGACCCAaccaatgaaaaaaaaagaatcataCTACCTCATTGGGAGATGATTGGTATAAAGAAAAAAAGTGCACAATTGTCACGTTCTATTGGCAAAGTCCAATGGACCGGGACCATAGTAGAATTTCTCGTGACTTTAAATACAAATAACACCCACGACCAGCCTTGAGAACACCTAAATTAATAACAAATAGTTAGGAAGGGGAACTCGGACTCCCCTCAACGATACTTAAGTCATTAATATACTTTGAGGAAAGTAATAACTTGAAAGCAGTAAGTAAGAGAATGGATGTGTGCACCTTATGATGAATGTCTTGAGGCTATTAATTGGGTTCGACATCTTTCCCTTTTCATCGTTCCATAATATATGGTGTGCTCTTATATTATATAAGCGTATCTTTGAAATACAGATTGTCTATTGATCCACGTCTCTAGTTGGTTAAGCTTTAGGTTAAAGCTTCTGGCTACTACGGGGGGTTAAAGCTTATTAGGTTGATTTGGAGGAGGCTCATGACGTAGGTTCATTCCTTTGATTCTTCGTAGACTCATTCTTTCTTTTTGTACTATATCAAAAAGTAatcataaaattaataattgatAGAACAATACATATCTAACCAATCAACGGATaacatttatatacatttattttttaatatcaattatTTCTTATGAAATTGTATGCATCAATTTGATTGGTCAAATGTATTACTCCAAAAAAGTACAATATAAAttctattttattaaaaaaaataatgaagaatattaatatttttttgaaaacgtgaactaaatataattatatatatcttaaaaatatgcttatttttaataaattatatatatatatatatagatagatagatagttGGTTAAGTTTTGgatttttgattttaatttatcaaattttagAATGAAATTTGATTGTGGAATATGTTTAATGAGCTCTAATTCCCTCCGAATATACGTCtcctgttatatatatatatattaatcttTGGTTTGAAGGTGTAGGTTGTTAATTTGAAGAATGGGGAATTGTCTTTCCTTGAATGATGATGTCTCCAAGAAAAGAAAAGCTTTGCCCATTGAAACCTCCTTCAAACTTCCTTCTCCATTGCCTGTTTGGCCTTCAGGTAACTATTCCTTTACATTTCTTATTCCACCTCAACCATTTTACTCATTTAATCTCTTTACTTAATTAGGCGGAGGTTTTGGAAGTGGAACAATTGATCTTGGTGAACTACAACTACGTCAAATTTCATCTCTCAACAAAGTATGGGCTACACATGAAGGAGGACCAGATAATGTTGGAGCTTCATTCTTTCATCCTTTGCAGATTCCACAAGGCTTTTTTATGTTGGGTTGCTATGCTCAATCCAACAATGCACCTCTCTACGGCTGGGTTCTTATTGCCAAAGACGACCAACTCGGTACCTTATCAAAACCTCTTGATTACACACTCATTTGGAGCAGTGAATCTTTGAAGATCAAACAAGATGGATTTGGTTACTTTTGGTTACCTATTGCCCCTGATGGTTACAAACCCACCGGCCTTGTTGTCACCAATTCTCCAAACAAACCTTCTCTAGATATACTCCGTTGCGTTCGATCTGACCTCACCGACTTATACCAGACTGACTCATGGATTTGGGGACCAGGAAAGGCAATTGATCCAAACGCCTTCAACATTTTTAGTCTCAAACCAAGCAATAGAGGGACTCAAGCCATGAGTGTTAGTGTTGGCACTTTTTTGGCTCAAAATGGCATTGGCAATTCCACTAACAACATTTCTTGCTTGAAGAATGTTAACCCCCTAAATCTATCTTATATGCCAAATTTAAACCAAATTCAGGCAATTTTTCAGGCATACTCACCTCTGATATATTTCCACCCTGATGAGGTATACCTTTCATCTTCGGTGACTTGGTTTTTCACTAATGGAGCATTGCTATACAAACAAGGAGACGAATCCAATCCTATCCCCATCGACCCGACCGGCTCCAACCTTCCTCAAGGCGGTTTAAACGATGGTGAGTACTGGTTGGACCTTCCTGTGGATAACAATTCCAAAGAGAGAGTGAAGAAAGGAGATTTAGAAGGAAGTGAGGTATATCTACATGTCAAACCAATGCTTGGAGCAACATTTACAGACATAGCTATATGGGTTTTCTGTCCTTTTAATGGAGCTGCAAAGGCTAAAGTTGGACTTATCAATATTCCATTAGGAAAAATTGGAGAACATGTAGGAGACTGGGAGCATATTACATTAAGGGTAAGCAATTTCAGTGGAGAATTATGGGGTGTGTATTTTTCACAACACAGTGGAGGGACATGGTTCAATGCTTCAGAGCTTGAATTTCAGAATGGTAACAGAGTGGTGGGATATGCATCTTTACATGGGCATGCCATGTATTCAAAACCAGGTCTTGTTTTACAAGGAAATGGTGGAATTGGAATAAGGAATGATTGTGCTAAAAGTAAGATGGTTTTGGATACTGGAAATGAATTCTCTGTAATGGCTGCTGAGTATTTGGGTACAGACATAGTTGAACCAGGATGGCTGAATTACATGAGGAAATGGGGTCCTAAAATTAGTTATGATCTTAATGATGAAATTAAGAAAGTGGAGAAAATATTGCCTGGAAAACTCAAAACTGCTTTTCAAAAGTTTGTTAACAGCTTACCTAATGAAGTTCTTGGAGAAGAAGGACCTACTGGTCCCAAAGTTAAAAATAGCTGGGATGCTGATGAATCTTGACTATTATTTTATTCCATGGaacaatatattaataatgtAAACTTTCCTAATATTTTTCCAAATACATTGACAGATTCTCATATTtacacaaatatttttttcttacaaAAAGTTTCCCATCAATCAAAATAGTGTTGCATACCACTTCACGAGAGATGTTGGTGTTCAGAAAAAAATGTGTAATACTCCTGAAATATTCTAAAGAAAATTCATAAGATGCGCTTATTAGAGAACTTATATATCACTCTACTCATAGGGATTCCAACAACAA includes:
- the LOC136226628 gene encoding hypothetical protein At1g04090-like, translating into MGNCLSLNDDVSKKRKALPIETSFKLPSPLPVWPSGGGFGSGTIDLGELQLRQISSLNKVWATHEGGPDNVGASFFHPLQIPQGFFMLGCYAQSNNAPLYGWVLIAKDDQLGTLSKPLDYTLIWSSESLKIKQDGFGYFWLPIAPDGYKPTGLVVTNSPNKPSLDILRCVRSDLTDLYQTDSWIWGPGKAIDPNAFNIFSLKPSNRGTQAMSVSVGTFLAQNGIGNSTNNISCLKNVNPLNLSYMPNLNQIQAIFQAYSPLIYFHPDEVYLSSSVTWFFTNGALLYKQGDESNPIPIDPTGSNLPQGGLNDGEYWLDLPVDNNSKERVKKGDLEGSEVYLHVKPMLGATFTDIAIWVFCPFNGAAKAKVGLINIPLGKIGEHVGDWEHITLRVSNFSGELWGVYFSQHSGGTWFNASELEFQNGNRVVGYASLHGHAMYSKPGLVLQGNGGIGIRNDCAKSKMVLDTGNEFSVMAAEYLGTDIVEPGWLNYMRKWGPKISYDLNDEIKKVEKILPGKLKTAFQKFVNSLPNEVLGEEGPTGPKVKNSWDADES